One window of the Salmo trutta chromosome 35, fSalTru1.1, whole genome shotgun sequence genome contains the following:
- the LOC115175002 gene encoding dual specificity protein phosphatase 10 — protein MPPSPLDDRIVVALPRPIRPQELRLRLDTSYLDTSYLDTSYLDTTVTSPVSKTTVISTTVVKIRATNLTYMPSSNGSTRSLSCGCTSASCCSVTTYEKDSQHNQRQQQSHVSQVSASSPNLSYAGPASSNPIVTGMGMIHHEAFSDPSLTSGPTKALGSTVRVIHPNELAKRMARCPMGHPVGPVPVIIDCRPFMDYNKSHIQGAVHINCSDKISRRRLQQGKITVLDLLSCRESSGKDSVKGIFSKEIVVYDESTMDPQRVTSSQPLHVVLDSLKREGKDPIVLKGGLSCFRQNHQNLCDHSLHLHESLDAGIGVSGASGHTGALPHSMSLPSTPDIEDAELTPILPFLYLGNEHDAQDAHRLQRYNIGFVLNVTTHLPLYHYDTGLFSYKRLPATDSNKQNLRQYFEEAFEFIEEARQADMGLLIHCQAGVSRSATIVIAYLMKHTWMTMTDAYKFVKTRRPIISPNLNFMGQLLEFEEDLNNGITPRILTPKLIGVETMV, from the exons ATGCCTCCATCTCCCCTTGACGACAGAATTGTGGTGGCGCTGCCAAGGCCGATCCGACCTCAGGAACTCCGACTGCGCCTGGACACCAGCTACCTGGACACCAGCTACCTGGACACCAGCTACCTGGACACTACTGTCACCAGCCCTGTCAGCAAGACGACCGTCATCAGCACAACGGTGGTGAAGATCCGGGCGACCAACCTCACTTATATGCCCTCATCTAACGGCTCCACGCGCTCCCTGTCGTGTGGATGCACCAGTGCCAGCTGCTGCTCGGTCACCACCTACGAGAAGGACAGCCAGCATAACCAGCGCCAGCAGCAGAGCCACGTCAGCCAGGTGAGCGCCAGCAGCCCCAACCTCAGCTATGCTGGACCCGCCTCCTCCAACCCCATAGTCACGGGCATGGGCATGATACACCATGAGGCCTTCAGCGACCCTAGTCTCACCTCTGGCCCAACCAAGGCTCTAGGGTCCACTGTCCGGGTCATCCACCCCAATGAGCTGGCCAAGCGGATGGCCAGGTGCCCCATGGGCCACCCGGTCGGGCCGGTACCGGTCATCATCGACTGCCGGCCCTTCATGGACTACAACAAGAGCCACATCCAGGGTGCGGTGCACATCAACTGTTCGGACAAGATCAGCCGGCGACGGCTGCAGCAGGGCAAGATCACCGTGCTGGACCTGCTCTCGTGCCGTGAGTCCTCCGGCAAGGACTCCGTTAAGGGCATCTTCTCCAAAGAGATTGTGGTGTACGACGAGAGTACAATGGATCCCCAGAGGGTGACCTCCTCACAGCCCCTTCATGTGGTCCTGGATTCGctgaagagggagggaaaggaccCCATCGTTCTCAAAG GGGGCCTCAGCTGCTTCAGACAGAACCACCAGAACCTGTGTGACCACTCCCTCCACCTCCACGAGAGCCTGGACGCAGGCATAGGCGTCAGCGGGGCCTCCGGCCACACGGGGGCACTACCTCACTCCATGTCCCTGCCCTCCACGCCGGACATCGAGGACGCCGAGCTGACGCCCATCCTGCCCTTCCTGTACCTGGGCAACGAGCACGACGCGCAGGACGCCCACAGGCTACAGCGCTACAACATCGGCTTTGTGCTCAACGTCACCACCCACCTGCCGCTCTACCACTACGACACAGGCCTGTTCAGCTACAAGCGGCTGCCAGCCACCGACAGCAACAAGCAGAACTTGAGGCAGTACTTTGAGGAGGCGTTTGAATTCATCG aGGAAGCACGGCAAGCGGACATGGGCCTCTTGATCCACTGCCAGGCAGGCGTGTCTCGCTCAGCCACCATCGTCATTGCCTACCTGATGAAGCACACCTGGATGACCATGACGGACGCTTACAAGTTCGTCAAGACCCGGCGGCCCATCATCTCCCCCAACCTCAACTTCATGGGCCAACTGCTGGAGTTCGAGGAGGACCTGAACAACGGCATCACACCGCGCATCCTCACGCCAAAGCTCATCGGGGTGGAGACCATGGTTTAG